In Candidatus Gastranaerophilales bacterium, a genomic segment contains:
- the fabD gene encoding ACP S-malonyltransferase — protein sequence MGKTAFVFPGQGSQFVGMGKDLFDNSPEAKAVFEKFDLITGKNISKICFEGPEEDLKQTQNTQPAILAVSIAALEALRSKTNITPDFAAGHSLGEYGALYCAGVLSLEDTIKLITKRAELMGQISGGTMSAVLGLSEDKLNEVLEKAQEFGVVSAANYNTPEQIVITGEVQAVEKANELLREAGAKRVIPLAVSGAFHSSLMKDAAAQYNAFVQEAQVNDAVIPVITNVDAKATVIAEEFKTKMPEQIYSSVHWTQTLEIFEANNVSTIIEIGPNKILAGMVKKTLKDVNVYNASDMQSIRHIGMSVS from the coding sequence ATGGGCAAGACTGCATTTGTATTTCCGGGGCAAGGTTCTCAATTTGTGGGAATGGGCAAAGATTTGTTTGACAACAGTCCCGAAGCCAAAGCCGTTTTTGAAAAATTTGATTTAATTACAGGTAAAAATATTTCTAAAATATGCTTTGAAGGACCTGAAGAAGATTTAAAACAGACCCAAAATACGCAGCCTGCTATTTTAGCGGTATCTATAGCGGCTTTGGAAGCATTAAGAAGCAAAACAAATATCACGCCTGATTTTGCCGCGGGACACAGCTTGGGTGAATATGGCGCACTTTATTGTGCAGGGGTTTTGAGTTTGGAAGATACTATCAAACTCATTACAAAGCGCGCAGAGCTTATGGGTCAAATTTCAGGCGGTACTATGAGCGCTGTTTTAGGCTTAAGCGAAGACAAATTAAATGAAGTTTTAGAAAAAGCACAGGAATTCGGAGTTGTCAGCGCCGCAAATTACAATACGCCCGAACAAATTGTTATTACAGGCGAAGTTCAGGCTGTTGAAAAAGCCAATGAACTTTTAAGAGAAGCGGGCGCAAAAAGAGTTATACCATTGGCTGTAAGCGGTGCATTTCATTCTTCTTTGATGAAAGATGCCGCAGCACAATATAACGCTTTTGTCCAAGAAGCGCAGGTCAATGATGCTGTTATCCCCGTTATTACAAATGTTGATGCAAAAGCTACGGTTATTGCGGAGGAATTTAAAACAAAAATGCCTGAACAAATTTATTCTTCCGTGCATTGGACGCAAACTTTGGAAATTTTTGAAGCCAATAATGTAAGTACAATTATTGAAATAGGACCAAACAAAATTCTCGCTGGTATGGTTAAAAAGACCTTAAAAGATGTTAATGTCTATAATGCTTCGGATATGCAATCAATCAGGCACATTGGAATGAGCGTCAGCTAA